A window of the Salvelinus fontinalis isolate EN_2023a chromosome 14, ASM2944872v1, whole genome shotgun sequence genome harbors these coding sequences:
- the LOC129869362 gene encoding beta-1,3-galactosyltransferase 2-like, translating to MQWRRWHYCPIKMTWTVKRSLFRTHVAGLLSLALLFTLFLFFSHQDWLPGRTGPRDNPLAYTVRGFRTARAEANQSLSLRSLWKETGYVPPKPHLNISSQQAEGGGGGGAMMGVTGLENSMSANNSLQQEMGVGGRLNAQPYRYILNQPFKCRDRTPFLVLLIAAEPGQADARNAIRQTWGNESVAMGLTFVRLFLLGLGRSSDSYTQTAIEEESRVHNDIIQQDYQDTYYNLTIKTLMGINWVASHCPQARYVMKTDSDMFVNTEYLIQKLLKPELPPRQSYFTGYLMRGYAPNRNKDSKWYMPPELYPSERYPIFCSGTGYVFSGDMAERIYQASLSIRRLHLEDVYVGICLAKLRIDPTPPPNEFLFNHWRVSYSSCKYSHLITSHQFQPNELVKYWNHLQSNKHNACINMAKEKNGKYRHRKYHAERPQ from the coding sequence ATGCAGTGGAGACGTTGGCACTACTGCCCCATCAAGATGACCTGGACCGTGAAGCGCTCGCTCTTCCGGACCCACGTGGCGGGCCTCCTGTCCCTGGCCCTCCTCTTCACACTCTTCCTTTTTTTCAGCCACCAGGACTGGCTGCCGGGCCGGACCGGGCCCCGGGACAACCCCCTGGCCTACACCGTTAGGGGCTTCCGCACGGCCAGGGCCGAAGCAAACCAGAGCCTGAGTCTGCGGAGCCTGTGGAAGGAGACGGGCTACGTGCCTCCCAAGCCCCATCTCAACATCAGCTCCCAGCAGGCTGAGGGTGGCGGTGGTGGAGGAGCCATGATGGGCGTGACGGGACTGGAGAACTCAATGAGTGCCAACAACAGTTTACAGCAGGAAATGGGTGTGGGAGGGAGGCTCAATGCCCAGCCCTATCGCTACATCCTCAACCAGCCCTTCAAGTGCAGAGACAGAACCCCGTTCCTGGTGCTGCTTATCGCTGCAGAGCCAGGCCAGGCAGACGCCAGGAATGCCATCCGGCAGACGTGGGGCAACGAGAGCGTGGCCATGGGCCTGACCTTCGTCCGACTCTTCCTGCTGGGTTTGGGGCGTAGCTCAGACTCGTACACCCAGACCGCCATCGAGGAGGAGAGCCGGGTCCACAATGACATCATCCAGCAGGACTACCAGGACACATACTACAACCTCACCATCAAAACCCTGATGGGCATTAACTGGGTGGCCAGCCACTGCCCCCAAGCGCGCTATGTCATGAAGACAGACAGTGACATGTTTGTCAACACGGAGTATCTCATCCAGAAGCTGCTGAAGCCAGAGCTCCCACCCAGACAGAGCTACTTCACTGGCTATCTGATGAGGGGCTACGCGCCCAACCGCAACAAGGACAGCAAGTGGTACATGCCTCCTGAGCTGTACCCTAGTGAGAGGTACCCCATCTTCTGCTCGGGGACGGGGTACGTGTTCTCCGGAGACATGGCAGAGAGGATCTACCAGGCATCTCTGAGCATACGGAGGCTGCACCTGGAGGACGTTTACGTTGGCATCTGCCTGGCCAAGCTTCGCATCGACCCCACGCCGCCGCCCAATGAGTTCCTCTTCAACCACTGGAGGGTGTCTTACTCCAGCTGTAAGTACAGCCACCTCATCACCTCCCACCAGTTCCAGCCCAACGAACTGGTCAAATACTGGAACCACCTGCAGAGCAACAAGCACAACGCCTGCATCAACATGGCCAAGGAGAAGAATGGGAAGTATAGACACAGGAAGTACCACGCAGAGAGACCTCAGTGA